In a single window of the Campylobacter iguaniorum genome:
- the tolB gene encoding Tol-Pal system protein TolB, whose product MRKLLLLVAFCIGLSAADATIEVVNRGVVLPRILVQDATTNFSNAGLKNKFFKIMIGDLKVGSSFEVIEDYYTSTYDGDYKTNLANSKNPELILRYAITNQGSGLALKVKLINAKNGTTRYEGAFTQSELAKYPFLAHTSVADIARNLNLSPIDWMDKSIIISQYTSPGKSNIIVADYTLTYQKVILSGGLNIFPKWANKDQSAFYYTSYIKSVPTLFRYDLRTGQKTKITTSSGMIVASDVSKDGSKLLLTMAPDDQSDIFLYDLRTNRKTRITNFKGIDVNGNFVENDTKIVFVSDRMGYPNVFTTSVNGGVVEQMVFHGKNNNSVTTYQNYVVYSSRESSNEYGTKTFNLYLISTKSDYIRQLTGSGVNTYPRFSSDGGSIVFIKNSGNESAVGIIRVNENKSFQFPLRIGKLQSIDW is encoded by the coding sequence ATGAGAAAGTTATTGTTATTGGTGGCTTTTTGTATAGGCCTGAGCGCTGCTGATGCGACTATTGAAGTTGTGAATCGTGGCGTAGTTTTACCAAGGATTTTGGTTCAAGATGCTACAACAAATTTTTCAAACGCTGGTCTTAAAAATAAATTTTTTAAGATTATGATTGGGGATTTGAAGGTCGGCTCTTCTTTTGAGGTTATAGAGGATTATTATACTAGCACTTATGATGGCGATTATAAGACAAATTTAGCAAATAGCAAAAATCCAGAACTTATCTTGCGATATGCTATAACAAATCAAGGTAGCGGCTTAGCTCTAAAAGTTAAGCTTATAAATGCAAAAAATGGAACAACTAGATATGAGGGTGCTTTCACTCAATCAGAGCTTGCAAAATACCCATTTTTGGCTCACACTAGCGTTGCTGATATAGCAAGAAATCTAAATTTATCACCGATTGATTGGATGGATAAATCTATTATAATTTCTCAATATACATCTCCAGGCAAAAGCAATATCATAGTGGCTGATTATACTTTGACATACCAAAAAGTTATTTTAAGTGGTGGCCTAAACATCTTCCCAAAATGGGCAAACAAAGACCAAAGTGCATTTTATTACACTTCATATATCAAATCAGTTCCAACACTCTTTAGATATGATCTAAGAACTGGTCAAAAAACAAAAATCACAACAAGTTCAGGTATGATAGTCGCATCTGATGTGAGCAAAGATGGTAGCAAACTGCTTCTTACTATGGCACCAGATGACCAAAGTGATATATTTTTGTATGATTTAAGAACAAATAGAAAAACTAGAATTACAAATTTCAAAGGCATAGATGTAAATGGAAATTTCGTAGAAAATGATACAAAAATTGTATTTGTAAGTGATAGAATGGGCTACCCAAATGTATTTACAACTAGTGTAAATGGCGGAGTTGTCGAGCAAATGGTTTTTCACGGCAAAAATAACAACTCAGTTACAACTTACCAAAATTATGTAGTTTACTCAAGTCGTGAAAGCTCAAATGAATATGGCACAAAAACATTTAATTTGTATCTTATATCCACAAAAAGTGATTATATAAGACAGCTTACTGGAAGTGGTGTAAATACGTATCCTAGATTTTCAAGCGATGGCGGTAGTATCGTATTTATCAAGAATTCTGGCAACGAAAGTGCTGTTGGTATAATAAGGGTAAATGAAAATAAAAGTTTTCAATTTCCTTTAAGAATTGGTAAATTACAATCTATAGATTGGTAA
- a CDS encoding TonB C-terminal domain-containing protein produces the protein MAKKSTQIGVKYQTFNSFIVAIVLYMLVIFILFFKIYTREEPKKYTNQKDAFMDVFIVQTEVADTVVAPKQAEKKVEAKLEEKDQPTEDKSKTTNKDSAPKEPQPKEEPVKKVVEEKPSVNLSNLFSEVKPIKQPEKSKPAAVQSNKKSDAKTSSTKSASDIFNALQKDITAKAPKAGMTGEYNKYFGDITEIIQQRWVRYKADTNDKAKVTFIIDKFGKLSYNIDEKSLNSEFNNKVKDFLENLKDVDFPAPPDGSAKTISTMLIDKID, from the coding sequence ATGGCTAAAAAATCTACACAAATCGGAGTTAAATATCAGACATTTAACTCTTTTATTGTTGCTATTGTTTTATATATGCTTGTTATTTTTATTCTTTTTTTTAAGATTTATACAAGAGAAGAGCCGAAAAAATATACAAACCAAAAAGACGCTTTTATGGATGTTTTTATAGTTCAAACAGAGGTTGCTGATACTGTAGTTGCTCCAAAACAAGCAGAGAAAAAAGTAGAAGCAAAGCTTGAAGAAAAAGATCAGCCAACAGAGGATAAATCCAAAACTACAAACAAAGACTCAGCTCCTAAGGAGCCACAACCAAAAGAAGAGCCTGTCAAAAAAGTAGTTGAAGAAAAACCAAGTGTAAATTTGAGTAATCTTTTTAGTGAAGTAAAACCAATAAAACAACCAGAAAAATCTAAACCAGCTGCAGTTCAAAGCAATAAAAAAAGCGATGCAAAGACTAGTTCTACAAAAAGTGCAAGCGATATATTTAATGCACTTCAAAAAGACATAACCGCAAAAGCACCAAAAGCTGGAATGACTGGTGAATACAATAAATATTTTGGTGATATCACAGAAATCATACAACAAAGATGGGTCAGATATAAAGCAGATACAAATGATAAAGCAAAAGTAACTTTTATTATAGATAAATTTGGAAAACTTAGTTACAATATCGACGAAAAATCTTTGAACAGTGAATTTAATAATAAAGTAAAAGACTTCTTAGAAAATTTAAAAGATGTGGATTTTCCAGCTCCTCCAGATGGAAGCGCGAAAACCATTTCTACAATGCTTATAGATAAAATTGATTAA
- a CDS encoding biopolymer transporter ExbD encodes MINLDETPELNITPLVDIMLVLLAILMVTTPAIIYEEQITLPDGSKTKVVSQNLKTLTVRIDAQRTVYIDQSNMKLSELADNLVLISQRYDKNSPVYIKADKRLLYDDVMFVLKSMKNAGFTKVALETNG; translated from the coding sequence ATGATCAATCTTGATGAAACTCCGGAGTTAAATATAACTCCACTTGTCGATATTATGCTTGTGTTGCTTGCCATACTTATGGTTACAACTCCAGCAATCATTTATGAAGAGCAAATAACTCTTCCAGATGGTTCTAAAACAAAGGTAGTATCGCAAAATTTAAAGACTTTAACAGTTAGGATAGACGCCCAAAGAACCGTCTATATAGACCAAAGTAATATGAAGTTATCTGAACTAGCTGATAACTTAGTGCTTATCTCGCAAAGATATGATAAAAACTCACCTGTGTATATAAAAGCTGATAAAAGACTTTTGTATGATGATGTTATGTTTGTTCTTAAAAGCATGAAAAACGCTGGTTTTACTAAAGTCGCACTTGAAACAAATGGCTAA
- a CDS encoding MotA/TolQ/ExbB proton channel family protein, which produces MTIIVLTWLSLYFIISFTVLFSRYTGLNSWKKREQAALESILMGAKAVSVDSSLKKCATDNPTKERFEVCISLAEANATSGLTALSIIASTSPFIGLFGTVVSILETFSGLGAGGGSSSLSVIAPAISEALVATGCGIFVAIPAYSFNLLIKRKAYEVLSLIRREANVLLSLKEDNN; this is translated from the coding sequence GTGACAATCATAGTTTTAACTTGGTTGTCTCTATACTTTATTATTAGTTTTACAGTATTATTTTCAAGATATACTGGTTTAAATTCATGGAAAAAACGTGAGCAAGCTGCACTAGAGTCTATACTTATGGGTGCAAAAGCAGTAAGCGTGGATTCTAGTTTGAAAAAATGTGCTACCGACAATCCTACAAAAGAGCGTTTTGAGGTCTGTATAAGTTTAGCTGAAGCAAATGCCACTAGTGGTTTAACAGCACTTTCTATAATAGCATCAACATCTCCATTTATAGGGCTTTTTGGAACAGTTGTTAGCATATTAGAGACGTTTTCAGGACTTGGAGCTGGTGGTGGAAGTAGCTCACTTAGCGTTATAGCTCCTGCAATTTCTGAAGCACTTGTTGCTACAGGATGTGGTATATTTGTTGCGATTCCTGCATATAGTTTTAACCTTCTTATAAAAAGAAAAGCTTATGAAGTTTTATCTCTCATAAGAAGAGAAGCTAATGTTTTATTAAGTCTTAAAGAAGACAATAACTAA
- the atpC gene encoding ATP synthase F1 subunit epsilon: MNTIHLEIVTPEGLIFSNDTKMVVLPGSEGEFGVLPGHASLVSLLRVGVVDIENVDGTHDAVAIDWGYAKIDENKIVVLADGAVYVSGNTESELAQSIEKAKELVSSMSDRNGIFATALSRIENAARAK, translated from the coding sequence ATGAACACAATACATTTAGAAATAGTAACTCCTGAGGGACTTATATTTTCAAATGATACCAAAATGGTAGTACTTCCTGGCAGCGAAGGTGAATTTGGTGTGCTTCCTGGGCACGCCTCGCTTGTTTCGCTTTTGAGAGTTGGCGTTGTTGATATAGAAAATGTTGACGGTACTCATGATGCTGTTGCTATTGACTGGGGATATGCTAAAATAGACGAAAATAAAATCGTTGTTTTGGCTGACGGTGCTGTTTATGTATCTGGTAATACAGAAAGTGAATTAGCACAATCCATAGAAAAAGCAAAAGAGCTTGTGAGTAGTATGAGCGATAGAAATGGAATATTTGCTACTGCTTTATCACGCATAGAAAATGCTGCAAGGGCAAAATAG
- the atpD gene encoding F0F1 ATP synthase subunit beta has translation MKGIISQVIGPVVDVDFKDYLPKINEAIEVNFTVEGKTNKLILETAAHLGDNRVRTIAMDMSEGLTRGLEATALGTSISVPVGEKVLGRIFNVVGDLIDEGSEESFDKKWSIHRDPPAFEEQSTKSEIFETGIKVVDLLAPYAKGGKVGLFGGAGVGKTVIIMELIHNVAFKHSGYSVFAGVGERTREGNDLYNEMKESGVLDKVALCYGQMSEPPGARNRIALTGLTMAEYFRDEMGLDVLMFIDNIFRFSQSGSEMSALLGRIPSAVGYQPTLASEMGKLQERITSTKKGSITSVQAVYVPADDLTDPAPATVFAHLDATTVLNRSIAEKGIYPAVDPLDSTSRMLDPQILGEEHYRIARGVQAVLQKYKDLQDIIAILGMDELSEEDKLTVDRARKIEKYLSQPFFVAEVFTGSPGKYVSLEETIAGFKGILEGKYDHLPENAFYMVGNIDEAIAKAEKMKA, from the coding sequence ATGAAAGGTATTATTAGCCAAGTTATAGGTCCTGTAGTTGATGTTGATTTCAAAGACTACTTGCCTAAGATTAACGAAGCTATTGAAGTAAATTTTACAGTTGAAGGCAAGACAAATAAACTTATTCTTGAAACTGCTGCTCACCTTGGCGATAATCGTGTAAGAACAATTGCTATGGATATGAGTGAAGGTCTTACAAGAGGTTTAGAGGCTACAGCTCTTGGTACTTCTATTAGTGTTCCAGTTGGCGAAAAAGTTCTTGGTAGAATTTTCAACGTTGTTGGAGATTTGATAGATGAAGGCTCTGAAGAGTCATTTGATAAAAAATGGTCTATCCATAGAGATCCACCAGCTTTTGAAGAGCAAAGTACAAAAAGTGAAATATTTGAAACTGGTATTAAAGTAGTTGATTTACTTGCTCCTTATGCAAAAGGTGGTAAAGTCGGACTATTTGGTGGTGCTGGCGTTGGTAAAACAGTTATCATCATGGAGCTTATCCACAATGTTGCATTCAAACACAGCGGTTACTCAGTATTTGCTGGTGTTGGTGAAAGAACAAGAGAGGGTAATGACCTTTATAACGAGATGAAAGAATCTGGCGTTTTGGATAAAGTTGCTCTATGCTACGGACAAATGAGTGAACCACCAGGGGCAAGAAACCGTATTGCTCTTACTGGTCTTACAATGGCTGAATATTTCCGTGATGAGATGGGACTAGATGTTCTTATGTTTATTGATAACATCTTCCGTTTCTCTCAATCAGGTTCAGAAATGTCAGCTCTTCTTGGTCGTATTCCAAGTGCGGTTGGTTATCAACCAACACTAGCTAGTGAAATGGGTAAACTTCAAGAGAGAATTACTTCAACTAAAAAAGGCTCTATTACATCAGTTCAAGCTGTTTATGTTCCAGCTGATGACCTTACTGACCCAGCGCCTGCGACAGTTTTCGCTCACCTTGATGCTACAACAGTTCTTAACCGTTCTATTGCTGAAAAAGGTATTTATCCAGCAGTTGATCCACTAGATTCTACTTCAAGAATGCTTGACCCCCAAATTCTTGGTGAAGAGCACTATAGAATAGCTCGTGGAGTCCAAGCCGTACTTCAAAAATATAAAGATTTGCAAGATATCATCGCGATTCTTGGTATGGATGAGCTTAGTGAAGAGGATAAACTTACAGTTGATAGAGCTAGAAAGATAGAAAAATATCTATCTCAACCATTCTTCGTTGCTGAAGTATTTACAGGAAGTCCTGGTAAATATGTAAGCCTTGAAGAGACTATTGCTGGCTTTAAAGGTATCTTAGAAGGTAAATATGATCATCTACCAGAAAATGCGTTCTATATGGTAGGAAATATTGATGAGGCGATCGCTAAAGCTGAGAAGATGAAGGCATAA
- the atpG gene encoding ATP synthase F1 subunit gamma has protein sequence MSNLKDIKRKIKSVQNTQKTTKAMKLVSTAKLKKAEEAARHSRVYALKINEVISEIAYKINQFKIVGKDSKFFDLEAPVSKVDIIFVTADKGLCGGFNISTIKTIRNMIEEYKSKKIKVRLRAVGKKGIEFFNFQGIEILESYRGVSSAPTYEKAQQVISDAINDFVSGATDKVILVHNGYKNMISQEIRVNDIVPVDVPSIDNVGISSSLIEIEPENDEKILDELMKKYFEYSMYYALVDSLAAEHSSRMQAMDNATNNAKARVKELQLAYNKARQESITTELIEIISGVESMK, from the coding sequence ATGTCAAATTTAAAAGATATAAAAAGGAAGATTAAGAGCGTTCAAAACACGCAAAAAACAACAAAAGCGATGAAGCTTGTTTCTACTGCTAAACTTAAAAAAGCAGAAGAAGCAGCTCGTCACTCTCGTGTTTACGCTCTTAAGATAAATGAGGTGATAAGCGAAATAGCTTATAAAATCAACCAATTCAAAATAGTTGGCAAAGATAGCAAATTTTTTGATTTAGAAGCTCCTGTTTCAAAAGTGGATATCATTTTTGTTACTGCTGATAAGGGACTTTGTGGCGGATTTAACATCTCTACTATCAAAACTATAAGAAATATGATAGAAGAGTATAAATCTAAAAAAATCAAAGTTAGATTAAGAGCAGTTGGTAAAAAAGGTATTGAGTTTTTTAACTTTCAAGGTATAGAAATACTAGAAAGCTACAGAGGCGTTAGCTCGGCTCCAACTTATGAAAAAGCACAACAAGTCATTAGCGATGCTATAAATGATTTTGTATCTGGAGCAACTGACAAAGTTATATTGGTTCACAATGGTTATAAAAATATGATTTCTCAAGAAATAAGAGTAAATGATATTGTTCCTGTTGATGTTCCATCTATCGATAATGTCGGCATTTCTAGCTCTCTTATCGAAATAGAGCCAGAAAATGACGAAAAAATACTTGATGAGCTTATGAAAAAGTATTTTGAATATAGTATGTATTATGCTTTAGTTGATTCTTTAGCAGCTGAACACAGCTCAAGAATGCAAGCTATGGATAATGCAACAAACAATGCAAAAGCTAGAGTTAAAGAGTTACAACTTGCTTACAATAAAGCAAGACAAGAAAGCATTACGACAGAACTTATAGAGATTATAAGCGGTGTCGAGAGTATGAAGTAA
- the atpA gene encoding F0F1 ATP synthase subunit alpha, translating into MSVKLKADEISSIIKERIENYDLSVDVEETGKVISVADGVANVYGLKNVMAGEMVEFESGEKGMALNLEESSVGIVVLGKSSQIKEGSSVKRLGKLLRVPVGDALIGRVVNALGEPIDAKGAIEATETRFIEEKAKGIMARKSVHEPLQTGIKAIDGLVPIGRGQRELIIGDRQTGKTTVAIDTIINQKGQDVVCIYVAIGQKQSTVAQVVKKLEEYGAMDYTIVVNASASDAAALQYLAPYAGVTMGEYFRDNSRHALIIYDDLSKHAVAYREMSLILRRPPGREAYPGDVFYLHSRLLERASKLSDKLGAGSLTALPIIETQAGDVSAYIPTNVISITDGQIFLESDLFNSGIRPAINVGLSVSRVGGSAQIKAIKKVSGTLRLDLAQYRELQAFAQFASDLDESSRKQLERGQRMVEVLKQPPYSPLPVENQVIIIFAGSKGYLDDVPVNAVTKFEAELYPYIEARYPEIFEQIRTKKALDKDIEEMLIKALNEFKATFSAE; encoded by the coding sequence GTGAGTGTAAAATTAAAAGCTGACGAGATTAGCAGTATCATCAAAGAACGCATTGAAAACTACGATTTAAGCGTTGATGTAGAAGAAACTGGTAAAGTAATATCAGTCGCTGATGGTGTTGCAAATGTTTATGGACTAAAAAATGTCATGGCTGGCGAAATGGTTGAATTTGAAAGCGGCGAAAAAGGCATGGCTTTAAACCTTGAAGAAAGCAGCGTTGGTATCGTTGTTCTTGGTAAATCAAGCCAAATCAAAGAAGGTTCAAGCGTAAAAAGACTTGGCAAACTTCTTCGTGTTCCAGTTGGCGATGCTTTGATAGGTCGCGTTGTAAACGCTCTTGGTGAGCCAATCGATGCAAAAGGCGCTATCGAAGCTACTGAAACTAGATTTATTGAAGAAAAAGCAAAAGGTATCATGGCTAGAAAATCAGTTCATGAGCCATTGCAAACCGGTATCAAAGCTATTGATGGTCTTGTTCCAATCGGTAGAGGTCAAAGAGAGCTTATCATCGGTGACCGCCAAACTGGTAAAACTACAGTTGCGATAGATACTATAATCAACCAAAAAGGTCAAGATGTAGTTTGTATCTATGTCGCTATCGGTCAAAAACAATCAACAGTAGCTCAAGTTGTTAAAAAACTTGAAGAATACGGTGCTATGGATTATACAATTGTAGTAAATGCAAGTGCAAGTGACGCTGCAGCTCTTCAATACCTAGCTCCATATGCTGGTGTTACTATGGGTGAATATTTCCGTGATAACTCACGCCACGCACTTATCATTTATGATGATTTGAGTAAACACGCAGTTGCTTACCGTGAAATGTCACTTATCCTAAGAAGACCACCAGGTCGTGAAGCTTATCCAGGCGACGTTTTCTACCTACATTCAAGACTGCTTGAAAGAGCTAGTAAACTAAGTGATAAACTTGGAGCAGGAAGCCTTACAGCATTGCCTATTATCGAGACTCAAGCAGGCGACGTTTCAGCTTATATCCCAACAAACGTTATTTCTATTACTGATGGTCAAATATTCTTAGAGAGTGATCTTTTCAACTCAGGTATTCGTCCAGCGATCAACGTTGGTCTTTCAGTAAGCCGTGTTGGTGGTTCAGCTCAAATCAAAGCTATCAAGAAAGTTTCTGGTACGCTAAGACTAGACCTTGCTCAATACCGTGAACTTCAAGCGTTCGCACAATTCGCAAGTGATCTTGATGAGAGCAGTAGAAAACAACTAGAGCGTGGTCAAAGAATGGTTGAAGTTCTTAAACAACCTCCATATAGCCCACTTCCAGTTGAAAACCAAGTTATTATAATTTTTGCAGGAAGCAAAGGATATCTTGATGATGTTCCAGTAAATGCTGTGACTAAATTTGAAGCTGAGCTATATCCATATATAGAAGCAAGATATCCAGAAATTTTTGAACAAATTAGAACTAAAAAAGCGCTTGATAAAGATATCGAGGAAATGTTAATTAAAGCATTAAATGAATTTAAAGCAACATTTAGCGCTGAATAA
- a CDS encoding F0F1 ATP synthase subunit delta: protein MKEVVAKKYVKALIASLNSDEFDRVESALVTLASAFKIEKLKVILDSPDIDGAKKANFVYSLLDNGSDKIRSFISLLGDNKRLALIPEISKEFSYQKSIRDNAFTGLISGSFELNQNQQAQLEEKFSSKFGSKIDFEKIKNDYNGIKIELDDLGVEVSFSIDRLKAQMSEYILKAI, encoded by the coding sequence ATGAAAGAAGTAGTAGCTAAAAAATATGTAAAAGCTCTAATCGCTAGTCTAAATTCTGATGAATTTGATAGAGTAGAGAGTGCTTTAGTGACTCTTGCATCGGCTTTTAAGATAGAAAAACTTAAAGTTATACTTGATTCTCCAGATATAGATGGAGCTAAAAAGGCAAATTTTGTATATTCTTTATTAGATAATGGTTCTGATAAAATTCGCAGTTTTATATCTTTATTAGGAGACAATAAAAGACTTGCTTTAATACCAGAAATTTCAAAAGAATTCTCATATCAAAAATCAATCAGAGATAATGCTTTTACGGGCTTAATATCTGGTAGCTTTGAATTAAATCAAAATCAACAAGCTCAGTTGGAAGAAAAATTCTCTTCTAAATTTGGATCAAAAATAGATTTTGAAAAGATTAAAAACGATTACAATGGAATAAAAATAGAGTTAGATGATTTAGGAGTAGAGGTTAGTTTCTCTATAGATAGACTTAAAGCTCAAATGAGCGAATATATTTTAAAAGCAATTTAA
- a CDS encoding F0F1 ATP synthase subunit B, giving the protein MKKYLSLLLVPAFMFASTPAGEPDYDIVARTINFVIFAGILYYLIAEPVKNAYKGRINSISARLESIQDKLRASKAQREDALRKVEEAKSNANELIQTAKKEAEHLVAKINAEAQNELNLLEKSFEEQKSFEERKIVRSVVNEVLEEVFAGDTLKIDQNEFVNLVLKKVS; this is encoded by the coding sequence ATGAAAAAATATTTATCATTGCTATTAGTTCCTGCTTTTATGTTCGCATCTACTCCAGCTGGTGAGCCTGATTATGACATAGTTGCTAGAACCATCAACTTTGTTATTTTTGCTGGTATTTTGTACTATCTTATAGCAGAACCTGTAAAAAATGCTTACAAAGGCAGAATAAACTCAATCTCAGCAAGACTAGAGTCTATCCAAGATAAACTTCGTGCTTCTAAAGCTCAAAGAGAAGATGCTCTAAGAAAAGTAGAAGAAGCAAAATCAAACGCTAATGAGCTTATACAAACTGCAAAAAAAGAGGCTGAGCATTTGGTAGCTAAAATAAATGCTGAAGCTCAAAACGAGCTAAATCTTTTAGAAAAATCTTTTGAAGAGCAAAAATCTTTTGAAGAGAGAAAGATTGTTAGAAGCGTTGTAAATGAAGTCTTAGAAGAGGTATTTGCTGGTGATACTCTTAAGATTGATCAAAATGAGTTTGTAAATTTAGTACTAAAAAAGGTTAGTTAA
- a CDS encoding FoF1 ATP synthase subunit B', giving the protein MLQIDLPLLLVTVVIFLGLIFVLNSMLYKPLLKFIDDRNTSIKQDEESASKNASDVGACKAEVDKIILEARNEANSIKQAASSLAKEEAAKKVQAKKDALESDYELFAKELAGKKAELKSMLLEKLPEFKSSLSAKLSRM; this is encoded by the coding sequence ATGTTACAAATTGATCTACCGTTGCTTTTAGTTACGGTTGTGATTTTTTTAGGACTGATTTTTGTTCTAAATTCTATGTTGTACAAGCCTCTTTTAAAATTTATTGATGACAGAAATACATCAATAAAACAAGATGAAGAGAGCGCAAGTAAAAATGCTAGCGACGTTGGAGCGTGCAAAGCAGAAGTTGATAAAATAATACTTGAGGCAAGAAATGAAGCAAATTCTATAAAGCAAGCAGCTTCAAGCTTGGCTAAAGAAGAGGCTGCTAAAAAAGTTCAAGCAAAAAAAGATGCTTTAGAATCCGATTATGAGCTTTTTGCAAAAGAGTTAGCAGGCAAAAAGGCTGAGCTAAAAAGTATGCTTTTAGAAAAACTTCCAGAGTTTAAAAGCAGCCTTAGTGCTAAACTATCAAGAATGTAA
- a CDS encoding ParB/RepB/Spo0J family partition protein: MALGRGLSAILEDVENAYDKELNKDLIADIEISKITPNPYQPRKHFDEEALNELSASIEKHGLIQPIIVVKSSNGGYTLIAGERRFRATKLLGRDSIKAIVANLEDQNLRELALIENIQRENLSPIELANSYKELIDEYKITQEALANIIKKSRTQITNTLRLLNLDESTKKLIEDGKITQGHAKIIVGLEKNDEKMIVDTIVGQRLNVRDTENLVKRLKSKDQKPANISKAEQDYSDGLNLLKDKIKNIGLDCQINGKKIILNIKNTEEISTLIKIIEKIQ, translated from the coding sequence ATGGCACTAGGAAGAGGACTCAGCGCGATACTTGAAGATGTGGAAAATGCTTATGATAAAGAGTTAAACAAAGACCTTATAGCAGATATAGAAATTTCAAAAATAACTCCAAATCCATACCAACCAAGAAAGCACTTTGATGAAGAAGCTCTAAATGAGCTATCTGCTAGTATAGAAAAACACGGACTTATCCAACCTATCATCGTCGTTAAAAGCTCAAATGGCGGATATACTTTGATAGCTGGCGAGCGTAGATTTAGGGCTACAAAACTTCTTGGAAGAGATAGCATAAAGGCAATAGTTGCAAATTTAGAAGATCAAAATTTACGCGAACTTGCGCTAATCGAAAATATCCAAAGAGAAAACCTAAGCCCAATCGAGCTTGCAAACTCATATAAAGAGCTTATTGATGAGTACAAAATAACTCAAGAAGCCCTAGCAAATATCATCAAAAAAAGTAGAACACAGATCACAAACACGCTTCGTTTGCTAAATTTAGATGAAAGCACAAAAAAGCTAATTGAAGATGGCAAAATAACTCAAGGTCACGCTAAAATCATTGTCGGTCTTGAAAAAAATGATGAAAAAATGATCGTCGATACCATAGTCGGTCAAAGACTAAATGTGCGTGATACTGAAAATTTGGTAAAAAGACTAAAGAGCAAAGATCAAAAACCAGCCAACATTTCAAAAGCCGAACAAGATTACAGTGATGGTTTAAATTTGCTAAAAGATAAAATAAAAAATATTGGTTTAGATTGCCAAATAAATGGCAAAAAGATTATATTAAATATAAAGAATACTGAAGAAATTAGTACATTGATAAAAATAATTGAAAAAATTCAGTAA
- a CDS encoding ParA family protein, whose product MSEVITIANQKGGVGKTTTAVNLAASLAVAEKKVLLVDIDPQANATTGLGFSRSDYEFNIYHVLTGRKKLSEIILKTEISTLHLAPSNIGLVGIEQEFNEQNKDYKAILKNKIAELRDDYDFLIIDSPPALGSLTINALSASDSVIIPIQCEFYAMEGLAQILNTIKVIKKSINPKLTIKGFLPTMYSAQNNLSKETVADLKKHFENKLFKANSDEGFVIIPRNVKLAESPSFGKPVILYDIKSSGSVAYQNLAYSIMG is encoded by the coding sequence ATGAGTGAAGTTATAACCATTGCCAACCAAAAAGGTGGCGTAGGAAAAACAACGACTGCTGTAAATTTGGCTGCTTCTTTAGCAGTAGCTGAAAAAAAAGTCCTTCTAGTAGATATAGATCCACAAGCCAATGCGACAACTGGTTTGGGATTTAGCCGAAGTGATTATGAGTTTAACATCTATCACGTACTAACTGGTAGAAAAAAACTTAGTGAAATCATACTAAAAACTGAGATATCAACTCTTCATCTAGCACCATCAAATATCGGTCTAGTAGGAATCGAGCAAGAGTTTAACGAACAAAATAAAGATTATAAAGCAATTTTGAAAAATAAAATAGCCGAGCTTAGAGATGATTATGATTTTTTGATTATCGATAGTCCACCAGCTCTTGGAAGTCTTACTATAAATGCACTTAGTGCTAGCGATAGCGTTATTATACCGATTCAGTGTGAGTTTTATGCGATGGAAGGTTTGGCACAAATTTTAAATACTATAAAGGTTATAAAAAAATCAATAAACCCAAAACTAACCATTAAAGGCTTTTTGCCTACAATGTATAGTGCGCAAAACAACTTATCAAAAGAAACCGTCGCTGATCTCAAAAAACACTTTGAAAACAAGCTTTTTAAAGCAAATTCAGATGAAGGATTTGTCATCATACCAAGAAATGTCAAACTAGCTGAAAGTCCAAGCTTTGGAAAACCAGTTATTTTATATGACATAAAATCAAGCGGTAGTGTGGCGTATCAGAATTTAGCTTATTCGATAATGGGGTAA